A genomic region of Mesobacillus jeotgali contains the following coding sequences:
- a CDS encoding ABC transporter permease codes for MFNPQHLWKERFGTFAKETGSYLRYIFNGHLVIVVLFLLGTAAFYYQEWIETLQPDFPAAWIIALVLAAVLTYSPIQTFLTEADKIFLLPLETRLDDYFRKSITFSLSLQSYVLLLVLAVLMPLHVKIHGADFKSFFILLIAFILVKWINILIRWNVQYFIEKNVKLTDSIIRYFINVVLLYFIFSGAQLFFAAVPAVVLIILFFYYKKQTKDKGLKWEQLIEDEERRMNAFYRVANMFTDVPKLRDRTKRRKWLDWLVNIIPYKQDLAFSHLYLRTFARSGDYFGLLVRLTLIGGAALYFLSYGPGQILLALLFMYLTGFQLLPLWNHHQNKLWVGLYPIPENARKKSFTSLLLGIMIFQATIFAGTVFIKGELILGAIVLASGSAFSLFFVYFYSNSKLKS; via the coding sequence ATGTTTAATCCGCAGCACTTATGGAAGGAGCGTTTCGGTACTTTTGCCAAGGAAACCGGAAGCTACCTGCGATACATTTTTAACGGCCATTTAGTGATTGTCGTCCTATTTTTATTGGGAACAGCGGCTTTTTACTATCAAGAGTGGATTGAAACGCTGCAGCCGGACTTCCCGGCAGCGTGGATCATCGCCTTGGTTCTTGCTGCTGTTCTTACATATAGTCCGATCCAAACATTTTTGACAGAGGCGGACAAAATTTTTCTATTGCCACTCGAAACCAGATTGGATGATTATTTCAGAAAATCGATCACATTCAGCCTGAGCCTGCAGTCATATGTATTGTTGCTTGTACTTGCTGTACTGATGCCGCTCCATGTAAAAATACATGGTGCAGACTTCAAATCGTTCTTCATCCTTTTAATCGCATTCATTCTGGTAAAATGGATCAATATATTGATTCGCTGGAATGTACAGTATTTTATCGAGAAAAACGTAAAATTGACGGATAGCATCATTCGTTACTTTATCAATGTCGTTCTTTTGTATTTTATCTTTTCAGGAGCTCAGCTGTTTTTTGCAGCCGTTCCAGCTGTTGTCTTAATCATTCTGTTTTTTTACTATAAAAAACAGACCAAGGATAAAGGCTTGAAGTGGGAGCAGTTGATCGAGGACGAAGAAAGACGGATGAATGCCTTTTACCGTGTGGCCAATATGTTTACCGATGTTCCAAAGCTGCGAGACCGCACGAAAAGAAGAAAATGGCTTGATTGGCTAGTTAACATCATTCCATACAAGCAGGACCTGGCCTTCAGCCATCTTTACTTAAGGACCTTCGCAAGATCCGGGGATTATTTTGGCTTGCTTGTCCGCCTTACATTGATAGGAGGAGCAGCCCTTTATTTCCTATCATATGGACCGGGACAAATTTTGCTTGCTTTGCTTTTCATGTATTTGACAGGGTTCCAGCTTTTGCCGTTATGGAACCATCACCAAAACAAGCTATGGGTCGGTCTGTATCCTATACCGGAGAATGCCAGAAAGAAATCCTTTACGAGCTTGCTATTGGGAATCATGATTTTTCAGGCAACTATTTTTGCAGGGACAGTTTTCATTAAAGGAGAACTGATATTAGGAGCGATCGTATTAGCTTCCGGAAGCGCATTTTCACTGTTCTTTGTTTATTTTTACAGTAATAGCAAGCTTAAATCCTGA
- a CDS encoding M20 family metallopeptidase, with the protein MVEIRRYMHQHPELSFQEVNTAQYIQSYYEKLGVEVRANVGGNGVVAKILGSKPGKTVALRADFDALPIQDEKDVPYKSLVPGVMHACGHDGHTATLLVLAKVLYEARETLQGTYVMIHQHAEEYAPGGAISMIEDGCLEGVDVIFGTHLWATESTGTIQYRIGPIMAAADRFEIAIQGKGGHGAQPHKTKDAIVAGAQLVSNLQQIVSRRVDPVDSAVVTVGSFLAENAFNVIADKAKLNGTVRTFNESTRDFIAAEIEKVVNGTCLATDCTYDYQYEKGYPAVVNHAAETEFLIDCATKVPEVTKIEESDLQMGGEDFAYYLQNVKGTFFFTGAKPETEGSYPHHHPRFDFDEKAMVIAAKTLCAAALNYQIKEQNKHEKSETLA; encoded by the coding sequence ATGGTGGAAATCCGCCGTTATATGCACCAACATCCTGAGTTGTCTTTTCAGGAAGTGAACACAGCACAATATATCCAATCCTATTACGAAAAACTCGGGGTTGAGGTCCGCGCAAATGTTGGCGGGAATGGTGTAGTCGCAAAAATCTTGGGTTCCAAACCAGGAAAAACGGTCGCACTTAGAGCTGATTTTGACGCCCTGCCGATACAGGACGAGAAAGATGTTCCATATAAATCATTAGTTCCAGGTGTTATGCATGCATGCGGCCATGACGGACACACAGCAACATTATTAGTGCTTGCAAAGGTACTATATGAAGCCAGGGAAACTTTGCAGGGAACTTATGTGATGATTCACCAGCATGCTGAGGAGTACGCTCCAGGCGGCGCGATCTCGATGATCGAAGATGGCTGTCTTGAAGGCGTGGATGTGATTTTCGGTACTCATTTGTGGGCTACTGAGTCGACAGGAACCATCCAATACCGGATTGGACCAATAATGGCAGCTGCTGATCGATTTGAAATAGCGATCCAGGGAAAAGGCGGACACGGTGCCCAGCCACATAAGACAAAGGACGCCATCGTCGCAGGAGCACAGCTTGTTTCGAACTTACAGCAAATTGTCAGCCGACGTGTGGACCCTGTCGATTCTGCCGTTGTTACCGTAGGTTCATTCTTAGCAGAAAATGCCTTTAATGTAATTGCTGATAAAGCAAAGCTGAATGGCACAGTCAGGACATTCAACGAATCAACCCGGGATTTCATCGCAGCTGAAATTGAAAAAGTAGTTAACGGCACTTGCCTGGCAACAGACTGCACATATGATTACCAGTATGAAAAAGGCTATCCAGCGGTCGTCAACCATGCAGCAGAAACTGAATTCCTGATTGACTGCGCAACTAAAGTACCGGAAGTGACAAAGATTGAAGAAAGTGATCTTCAAATGGGCGGTGAGGACTTTGCCTACTATCTGCAGAATGTAAAGGGCACCTTCTTCTTCACCGGGGCAAAGCCAGAAACAGAAGGGTCGTATCCACACCATCACCCTAGATTCGATTTTGACGAAAAAGCAATGGTCATAGCGGCAAAAACTCTTTGCGCAGCCGCACTGAACTATCAAATAAAGGAACAGAACAAGCATGAAAAAAGTGAGACATTAGCTTAA
- a CDS encoding EcsC family protein, with product MNEYELKAYEEVLTWKRKLNKRSSLLARASKKAQTKVNQLIPDRVHQFLTESIKNMVKATLAGSNYTTKKQQGTGLTLAEKDQEFHKKLSAYKRTAAVEGAGTGAGGILLGMADFPLLLSIKMKFLFEAASVYGYDPSRYEERLFILYVFQLAFSSDDHRKQTLGLIENWEARKAELSELDWQQFQQEYRDYIDFAKMLQLMPGIGAVVGAYANYNLLDQLGETAMNAYRIRILKTPPQL from the coding sequence TTGAATGAATATGAATTGAAGGCTTATGAAGAGGTTCTCACCTGGAAGCGGAAGCTGAATAAACGTTCAAGCCTTTTGGCGCGTGCTTCAAAGAAAGCGCAGACGAAAGTGAATCAGTTGATTCCAGACAGAGTCCATCAATTCTTGACGGAAAGTATTAAGAACATGGTCAAGGCAACTCTGGCGGGATCGAATTACACGACGAAAAAGCAGCAGGGAACAGGGCTTACACTTGCTGAGAAAGACCAGGAGTTTCATAAAAAACTGTCTGCATACAAGAGGACGGCGGCTGTCGAAGGGGCTGGAACTGGAGCAGGGGGCATACTGCTCGGAATGGCGGATTTTCCATTGCTATTATCGATTAAAATGAAATTTCTTTTCGAGGCTGCATCTGTATATGGTTATGACCCTTCAAGGTATGAGGAAAGACTTTTTATCCTTTATGTTTTCCAGCTGGCTTTTTCAAGTGATGATCATCGAAAGCAGACACTGGGCTTGATTGAGAACTGGGAAGCAAGAAAAGCTGAATTGTCGGAGCTGGATTGGCAGCAATTTCAGCAGGAATACAGAGACTATATCGACTTTGCCAAAATGCTGCAGCTTATGCCCGGGATTGGAGCTGTTGTAGGAGCTTACGCAAATTACAATCTGCTCGATCAGCTAGGAGAAACAGCGATGAATGCTTATAGGATAAGGATCCTGAAAACACCTCCGCAACTATGA